The stretch of DNA ACCTCAAGGAGGAGCTCATGTGGGAAGGGAGCAGTGTCGTTATGCTAAGTACGTACTACATATATacgtttttcttttatttttttgttccattatatatataataataataatctcTGTGGTGTTTAATTCCCAGGCCCTGATGAGCAAAGGCTTTTGGAGGCTTCCATGGCCTATGCGGCTGGCAATCCCATCATGTCTGATGCTGAATTTGACGAGTTGAAACTCAAATTGAAGGTTAGTTCGCCTCCAGCTGCTTCCTTCCATTCCATACATAATATGCAGCTGAGAGTTCAAGGCTGCTACTCTGTCTCTACCACAAGGAACGATACCTTTCtttaagaaagaaaaaaaaactgaatttCCTTTTCTGGATGGTTACGATCGACCATTGGCTAGAAAGACGGGAGTGACATTGTGACTGAAGGTCCCAGGTGCAGTCTAAGGAGTCGTAAGGTATGTACCTATTAGCTAGTCCGTTCATCTGTACGTTCATTCGGATTTGTTTTATTCAGAAGATGGCTGATTACTTCTACTCTGAGCAAGTCTCTGAGCTAGGATGTACTCAATCTGACCATGCAACGCATCATGCATGTTATATGATGCAGGTGTACAGTGACTTGTCTGTTGACTACTTAAAGATGTTCCTGCTAAATGTTCCAGCCACCGTAGTTGCTCTGGGACTGTGAGTAGTCCATGCATCCtcatgatgtttttttttttttgcgaggaaggGTTAGAATGTATTTGTTCACCCCCACTAATGGGTATCTATCAAATAACAATGATTTCCATATATACATTTAGGTTCTTCTTCATTGACGAGTTGACTGGCTTTGAGATCAATGTGTTCCAGGTCAGTACTAcctcctccgttccaaaatgtaggccGTTTTGACTTTTTTAGATTTATAGTGTTTGCTATGCATTTAAATATAACATATGCCTAGGTACATagtaaaatatatgaatctagaaaagtcaaaacgacctacgttttggaatggagggagtatatatgaTGAGATCAATTATATATCTAATCTTTTGCTAAGCAGTTGCCAAAGACCAAATATATATGTTAACTTATTTGCATTCTTCTTGGATATATATGATGGTGCATGCAGCTGCCAGAGCCTTTTGGTTTCATTTTCACATGGTTTGCTGCTTTGCCACTAATATTGTTCTTAGCACAATCGTTGACTAAAGCCATAGTCCAGGACTTTCTAATCTTGAAGGTATGTATGTATATAGTTTTCTTTAATTATATTAGTTTTCCTTGAAAAAGCAGCTAGCTAGTCCAGGGAAAACTAACTGATGATGaatttaattatttttctttAATTATATTATGTATGTAGGGGCCATGTCCAAACTGTGGCACTGAAAATCTTTCCTTCTTCGGGACAATACTGTCGGTCTCTAGTGGCGGTACAACAAACAACGTCAAATGTGCAGAGTATGCATGCCCGCCCAGCCCGGccttattttatttattatttgaTATCTTTATTTCAAATAAAGGAATATATGATTAATTAAAGTATACCATCCGTCGCAATtatattttcccttttttttccagTTGCGGTACCGAGTTAGTATACGACTCAAAATCTCGGCTCATCACACCTGCAGAGGCGTCAAAAGCATAAGCCTGCAAGGTACGAATTGCTCTACCACCGTACGTACCAGTAGTCTGTATGTCTAAACATTATAGATACTTTGTAAACTAAATTAGGGTCGACAAAGATGGGAAAAATAACTAGGATTTGATCcgcacactactagaaaaatgccttaaggcaccggttgcaggtgccctttggtaccggttttttgaaccggtacccgaaagtggtaccaaaggctcgagccttggtaccgggtaaattaaccggtacctaaggtctCCAAAATTCACGAAAAATATTCTATTTGGCTGGGATTTGAACTCGCGACCTCTAGCCTTGTGcgttgctcctttaccatctcagctacacagtttttctgattgagaaggagatgctttccttttgaagtaacccatggatgagcctaaggtaccggttggtaacaccaaccgagttaccaaccggtacctaaggctcctaaggtaccggttggtgttaccaaccggtagcTAAGGCTTGTctaaaggtaccggttggtggtaccactcggtattaatataaaagttaccacccggtacctatggagaacCTTAGGtacatcaaccggtacctaagactcattcaaaattttcattcaccccaaaagtaccggtatggagatgaaccggtacctatgcataggtaccggttcatctccatacctgtatttttggggtggacctaaggcttgttttctagtagtgtcatTTTGCATGCTGCGACAATAATTCTGTTCTGCACGTGTTATTATGCACTATGAAAAAGATTTAGTGTGTTTAATTTTTGGGAGATCATATATGTCGTCCTAACCAGATTATTTTTGGTTGCCTGCTATAGGAAGGAGCTCCAgcatgcattttggattgtgtGGAACAATGCAATAAGCAGACTAGCAGAGTATATAATGCGTGCGTGGTACGGTGTGGATGATGATGACCCTTCATGTAGACCTGTAGTAGTGTATGTATGTATAGATCGAAGAGCCTaggggtgtgtgtgtggatATATAGCTGACGATCGATTGTACAGTGACTGTTAATCGTCTCAAGTACGTCCAGTCCACTACGTACCGTACCTATGCTATGCTATCGTCTCGAAAAACTTGAGTCTCAACTTTTTAATTTAATGAGGAACAAAAAGATGCAGAAGGTGCGGGAAATGGATTTCGACCACGATACGCGATTCAAGCTAAGAGTAGCAGTAACTGAATATCCGAATGATAACGAGTTCAGACACAAGAACAGCCAGATCCGCTGAGCTAGCTATACTACTTCTACTTCTAGGAATAAGTTTAGGGTTTTTTTCTTCTCACGATAAGATCCAGTTCTGGACCATACCTGGCCTAAATACAAATGGCGGGTATAGTAATTCAATTAAGGAAAAGAGCTTAACACTTGTAGGACCggaaaatgcgaccagaggggggtgaatgggagcaactcaa from Panicum virgatum strain AP13 chromosome 9K, P.virgatum_v5, whole genome shotgun sequence encodes:
- the LOC120649034 gene encoding PGR5-like protein 1B, chloroplastic, which translates into the protein MAAPEAWLSPAASRLPSLANAPPLRFRAKPKPSSAACSLLSRPAAALHVLHRRVTTVRRRLGATEQQGQVQEQEEEVVDGNVLPYCSIDRKQKRTLGEMEQEFLQALQSFYYDQKAIMSNEEFDNLKEELMWEGSSVVMLSPDEQRLLEASMAYAAGNPIMSDAEFDELKLKLKKDGSDIVTEGPRCSLRSRKVYSDLSVDYLKMFLLNVPATVVALGLFFFIDELTGFEINVFQLPEPFGFIFTWFAALPLILFLAQSLTKAIVQDFLILKGPCPNCGTENLSFFGTILSVSSGGTTNNVKCADCGTELVYDSKSRLITPAEASKA